aaaaaataataagtactaTAACACCTTAAATGTACTATAAAACGAGATCTCTCAAGTCGCACTTGTGCCTAagtctaaataaaaatttctataaactATACAAAAAGTGggaataaaatttctgaatCACAAGATCCGTGTCAATGAATCAGGCATAAATGCCGTGACTTTCCGAGTTTTAAATGAAACCCTTGCAAAACCGTAATCAAAacgataataaaaacttttggaatatgttagaaaatttataaaacgaaAGCTATGTCCGTTGTTACACGTGCGCTTGTACGCGCGTACGGGAGCGATCGATTTTTTACTCAACCTGGGATTTGATTAGCGATGGCGTTAGATCCAACGGACACCGACGGCGGGCTCGCCGAGTCCTGATGCATTAGCGTGTGCATTTCCTCCTCTTGGTCGGAAAGCGGTATGGCCGGCATGTCGTGCGCGTTGGCTTGCTTTATCTTCAGCTGGCTTGGCACCTCTGTGAGTACTGGCCCGTACTGCGAAGTGGAACCCACCAGCAAGTCAGTCGATGGATTCAAACCGCCCAACATCTTTCCTCATAGCAACGCGTAcataagataaagaaataaatgtacgaAAACGTACCAGAGAGCGGATGGCTtccggtaaaataaaattagacgTAAAAACATTTGTTAACGGCTGGAGACCCGTTTGCTTACCTGACCACTGCTACTCGTCATGCCGTTCCTCGGCGATTTGTTGTGGTGGAAGAAGCTAAGCCATGTCCAAACAAAGCCGAGCAATACGCCGACCAGCATTATCCCAGCGCCCAACGCTATAGAACTTTTTCCCGTATTTTCCACGTGTTGCTGTACGTCCGGAGCCGTCGTCGATTGTCCTTCTGGCTTCACCTGTAGTTGTCACATCGTTCGGtatcaattattaaagtatatctaaagtaaataaaatagagttGAGGCCCAGTAACAGAGCTCCAAGAAAAATAACGACAATGCTCAATAATCCTTTTGTACTgaagttttgttttaatctttataggcaaatttatgtatttcatTAGCACAATCGGGGAAGATTTTTAAACATCTCAGAAGGAAAAGTCTatacaaaaaaagaacgaaataCGCTTCGTTCAAGCCAAATATGAAATACGAGCTTGGAAAAGCTCACAAATCACAAACGTTCTATACGTTTACAGGGTTTACGGTGCGAGAATCACGATTTTTGTACCTCCGGTGCAGGATCGTCGCAGGAGACGAGGCTGACCGACATCGTCGTGAGGCCGGCGACGAAGAAGCAGAGCGCGACCGACAGCAGCGTCCACTCGAGCCACTTCCTGGAGCTGAGCTTGTGCCTGGACATGACGCGCCAGAAGCCATGCCTGAGCCCGGCGgcgccgccaccaccgccgccgccgccgccgctgccgtcgccgccgctgtCGTACGTGTAGCCGACGGTGGTCGGCTGGTAGACGGCCCCGCTGTCCGGCATACCCTCCCGCGACACGTACGACGGTATCTTTCCCTCCTTAGCCTCCTCTCGGACCGAAAGGAACGCCGCCGCGAGGAGCGCGGAGTCCTGGACGATCTCGGGCGCCGCTCCCTCGACTACTCGACGGGGGAGAAACGAGTCGCGACGTCACGTCGCGTTCGGTGGAGACCCTGGGCCGCACTCGCGACTCACCTCTccgagagggaaaaaaaaccacccgcctctctcttctctcgcgTAGCGCAACGACGCGGCTGGCGAACTCTCAACTGCTGCTCACTGCGCCTCCAGCCTCCAGCCTCCTCGGCCTCCTGGCTCGGTCTCTCGGTCTTGGTTGGTTCGGTGCGGCCGCTGGCAGCCGCGTGTTCGTGTGTAATATGCCGTATGCGCAATTACTGGCAATTACGACGCGCGGCTACGTTGAGTTCGTCATTCGTGTCGTTCGTGAATACGTGCGAAGGTATGCGAAGATTGCGAAGGATGCCGCGTACGTGACAGTGCCGCACACTGCACCGTGCCGTGCACACCGACGCGCGTGACCTGCGcagtgcgcgcgcgctcggacgttccttttcaattttaaagaatGCAGCATCGGCAACGCATCACCCGGATCACCCCCCGcccctttttttatttcttatttctccgCTTTCGTCCGATGATTCCTTATAAGCTTTGATTTATTCGTCGCATTCCCGTGTCCTTTTCTAATTTCTCTCGAAACGTTGTAGGATGTGTATCGGTCTCGACATGCGAGCGGATTCATAATTCGCTGTATTCGACGCGAGCCTGTATTGTCAAATGATGCAGCGTCGCGATCGatcgacatttatttttacgaaaaattagATGCGCGCACGACGCGCGCAAGGTTAGAATTTCACCCGCACCGAGTCAaggataaatattaattactcaGTAGATGACGGAATAAAGAAtatgaattatgaatattGATGTTTCAGTCGCTGTGCGGGAATTTTTGTTCTCAAGCTACATCGCAAGTGCCTGTAAAATCGTCGCAATAAACATCTCGTAAATTCTTGCAAAGAAAgtcttcaacattttttaattttgacatcCGCCGTATGTAAGTATTTGTTTTACAAGTtcaattactttaaataatttcagatatttaaaaaatttttcaaatatcccGAGCTTTACTTAatcaaactttatttaaaaattttcatcatttttgctttattatgtatacactatatatatgtaatgaaatgaatatatgtatatgtatataaatataagctaTAACTctggctacggtcaacgtgacgctacagatgcttcgaagcattcctcttctcttttctttcaatgaagaaagaaagagaagaagaacgctccaaagcatgtgtagcgtcacgttgaccgtagcctctGTCCAGCGAGAGAACCCACGAACTCGTCTGTTTCAGGCAGATCTCCGCCCCATGCCCCATAGCTCCGCCCACAGAACGTCCAGGAAGCCCACTCTTCCTCCATACCTCCGTAGCACCCGGGGAGTACCCAGACTTCAGACCCCCAGAGCATCAGACTACCTGGCACACCGCTGCAGTCATTTCTtctcgaaataaatatcagtttGGTTTAATATAACGAGTGTTTTTCTGCCAGTAAAGTGTTTACAAAATCTTATACGGTACGATGAAAGAAGAGGCTATTGATGAGATGACATTGGAGGATATTAAAATACCgccaatatatatatcacctCCTTTGAGGAAAAACAAGCGAGGCCAGGTAAACaatgatgaataaaaattatcaatttgttTGTCGTATATCGGAGgctttaaagtttaaagtatcttttttaatatgagTTTACTGCGAgaagaaaatgttgaaatttaataaattgtctGAATAATAAACGAGTGAATATCTTTTTGATACAAatgtatcttatttatatagtaCAAATAAGGGGAAGCTCAAGCTCCCTCCCTCGCGTTTTCGCACCCGTGAAGAACCGTGCGAGAGAGATAGAGCTAAAATTTTGAACAGTTTTTTCTTTTGAGGTTATGTTGACCTGACACTTCGCCTTAACACCAACATTTGCTtctataaagt
The nucleotide sequence above comes from Temnothorax longispinosus isolate EJ_2023e chromosome 4, Tlon_JGU_v1, whole genome shotgun sequence. Encoded proteins:
- the LOC139811696 gene encoding uncharacterized protein isoform X1, with product MPDSGAVYQPTTVGYTYDSGGDGSGGGGGGGGGAAGLRHGFWRVMSRHKLSSRKWLEWTLLSVALCFFVAGLTTMSVSLVSCDDPAPEVKPEGQSTTAPDVQQHVENTGKSSIALGAGIMLVGVLLGFVWTWLSFFHHNKSPRNGMTSSSGQMLGGLNPSTDLLVGSTSQYGPVLTEVPSQLKIKQANAHDMPAIPLSDQEEEMHTLMHQDSASPPSVSVGSNAIANQIPG
- the LOC139811696 gene encoding uncharacterized protein isoform X2 gives rise to the protein MPDSGAVYQPTTVGYTYDSGGDGSGGGGGGGGGAAGLRHGFWRVMSRHKLSSRKWLEWTLLSVALCFFVAGLTTMSVSLVSCDDPAPEVKPEGQSTTAPDVQQHVENTGKSSIALGAGIMLVGVLLGFVWTWLSFFHHNKSPRNGMTSSSGQYGPVLTEVPSQLKIKQANAHDMPAIPLSDQEEEMHTLMHQDSASPPSVSVGSNAIANQIPG